In Paracoccaceae bacterium Fryx2, a single genomic region encodes these proteins:
- the nth gene encoding endonuclease III, whose amino-acid sequence MARQLDYPAMQAIFSRFQALEPEPKGELHHVNAYTLLVAVALSAQATDAGVNKATRPLFAHVTTPQAMLDLGEEGLLEAIKTIGLFRQKAKNVMRTSRILVDAYGGQVPSSRAALQSLPGVGRKTANVVLNMWFHYPAQAVDTHIFRLGNRSGICPGRDVVEVERAIEDNVPVEFQQHAHHWLILHGRYICVARKPKCGICPIRDLCSFEDKTE is encoded by the coding sequence ATGGCACGTCAGCTTGACTATCCCGCGATGCAGGCGATCTTTTCCCGCTTTCAGGCTCTGGAACCCGAGCCGAAGGGCGAATTGCATCACGTCAACGCCTATACCCTGCTGGTCGCGGTGGCGCTTTCGGCGCAGGCAACCGATGCCGGGGTGAACAAGGCCACCCGCCCGCTGTTCGCGCACGTCACCACCCCGCAGGCGATGCTCGACCTCGGTGAGGAGGGGCTGCTGGAGGCGATCAAGACCATCGGCCTGTTCCGCCAGAAGGCGAAGAACGTGATGCGGACCAGCCGTATTCTGGTCGACGCTTACGGCGGGCAGGTGCCTTCAAGCCGCGCCGCCCTGCAATCGCTGCCGGGCGTGGGGCGCAAGACCGCGAATGTGGTGCTGAACATGTGGTTCCACTATCCGGCGCAGGCGGTCGATACCCATATCTTCCGGCTGGGCAACCGCAGCGGCATCTGCCCCGGACGCGATGTGGTTGAGGTCGAACGCGCCATCGAGGACAACGTTCCGGTGGAATTCCAGCAGCACGCGCACCACTGGCTGATCCTGCACGGCCGGTATATCTGTGTCGCGCGCAAACCGAAGTGCGGTATCTGCCCGATCCGCGATCTTTGCTCCTTTGAGGATAAGACCGAATGA
- a CDS encoding zinc-finger domain-containing protein, producing the protein MTMKAPETEVVTKWKVACDGGGSAFGHPRVWLTIPEDPGWVECGYCDKRFVIDKSAAHDH; encoded by the coding sequence ATGACCATGAAAGCCCCCGAGACCGAAGTGGTCACGAAGTGGAAGGTTGCCTGCGATGGCGGCGGCAGCGCCTTCGGGCATCCCCGCGTCTGGCTGACGATTCCCGAAGATCCCGGCTGGGTGGAATGCGGCTATTGCGACAAGCGGTTCGTGATCGACAAATCGGCGGCGCACGACCACTAG
- the polA gene encoding DNA polymerase I, with product MSGTFGKGHHLHLIDGSAYIFRAYHALPPLTRKSDGLPVGAVAGFCNMLWGELTTTRAQEAPTHIAVIFDHSSRTFRNDIYPAYKANRPELPEDLRPQFPLTRAATRAFNVACIETEGFEADDIIATLSCRARAAGGTVTIISSDKDLMQLVGDGVDMLDPMKMKRIGPDEVFEKFGVPPNRVVDVQALSGDSTDNVPGAPGIGIKTAALLIQEYGDLETLLQRAGEIRQPKRRDALVDNADQIRISRRLVALECDMPLDVALESLEVRLPDAVPLMGFLNEMEFRTLTRRVADRLKVAPPEAPVAPVTDAPATVQAEAPPFGNYEHVSDAEALARWIAVIRDRGHVAVDTETTSLDEMRAELVGISLCVEAGRACYIPLGHRQGGGDLFGSSALTEGQMSADLALAMLKPVLEDDAILKIGHNMKYDAKIFARHGVTVAPFDDTMLMSYAMHAGMHGHGMDYLCDRYLGHTAIPIKPLLGVGKAMVTFDRVPIDKAVDYAAEDADVTLRLWQLFRPQLHRARVTTVYETLERPLVPVLAAMEMAGIQVDRDTLSRMSNAFAQKMAGLEHEIHTLAGRPFNVGSPKQLGEILFDEMSLPGGEKGKTGAYATGADVLEDLAAEGHDLPARVLDWRQLAKLKSTYTDALQDHINPETGRVHTSYSLTGAVTGRLSSTDPNLQNIPVRSEEGRRIREAFVAPPGKALVSLDYSQIELRILAHVADLPALKQAFRDGLDIHAMTASEMFGVPLEGMDPAIRRQAKAINFGVIYGISGYGLARNLRIPRSDAQGFIDRYFERFPGIRDYMNDTVAFARDKGFVQTLFGRKIHTPEINAKGPGAGFAKRAAINAPIQGTAADVIRRAMIRMPAAIADLPATMLLQVHDELLFEVDEAAADTLITRARDVMEGAADPAVKLSVKLTVEAGRGANWALAH from the coding sequence ATGAGCGGCACATTCGGCAAGGGCCACCATCTGCATCTGATCGACGGCTCGGCCTATATCTTCCGGGCCTATCACGCGCTGCCGCCCTTGACGCGCAAATCCGACGGGCTGCCGGTCGGCGCGGTCGCAGGGTTCTGCAACATGCTGTGGGGCGAGCTGACCACGACCCGCGCGCAGGAAGCCCCGACCCATATCGCGGTGATCTTCGACCATTCGTCCAGGACCTTCCGCAACGACATTTACCCGGCCTACAAGGCCAACCGCCCCGAACTGCCCGAAGACCTGCGCCCGCAGTTCCCGCTGACCCGCGCCGCGACGCGGGCCTTCAACGTCGCCTGCATCGAGACCGAGGGGTTCGAGGCCGACGACATCATCGCCACCCTGTCGTGCCGGGCGCGGGCGGCGGGTGGGACGGTGACCATCATTTCCTCGGACAAGGATCTGATGCAGCTGGTGGGAGACGGGGTCGACATGCTCGACCCGATGAAGATGAAGCGCATCGGCCCCGACGAGGTTTTCGAGAAGTTCGGCGTCCCCCCGAACCGCGTCGTTGACGTGCAGGCGCTTTCGGGCGACTCGACCGACAACGTGCCGGGCGCTCCGGGCATCGGCATCAAGACCGCCGCGCTGCTGATCCAGGAATACGGCGATCTGGAAACCCTGCTGCAACGGGCGGGCGAGATCAGGCAGCCGAAACGCCGCGACGCGCTGGTGGACAATGCCGACCAGATCCGCATCTCGCGCCGTCTGGTGGCGCTGGAATGCGACATGCCGCTGGATGTGGCGCTGGAAAGCCTGGAGGTGCGGCTGCCCGACGCCGTGCCGCTGATGGGCTTTCTGAACGAGATGGAGTTCCGCACCCTGACGCGGCGGGTGGCCGACCGGCTGAAGGTCGCCCCACCCGAGGCCCCGGTTGCGCCTGTCACCGACGCCCCGGCCACGGTTCAGGCAGAAGCGCCGCCCTTCGGCAATTACGAACACGTCAGCGACGCTGAAGCCCTCGCCCGCTGGATCGCGGTGATCCGGGATCGCGGCCATGTCGCGGTCGATACCGAAACCACCAGCCTTGACGAGATGCGCGCCGAACTGGTTGGAATATCGCTGTGTGTCGAGGCGGGGCGGGCCTGCTACATTCCGCTGGGCCACCGGCAGGGCGGCGGCGACCTGTTCGGCTCGTCCGCCCTGACCGAAGGGCAGATGTCGGCGGACCTTGCGCTGGCGATGCTGAAGCCGGTGCTGGAGGATGATGCCATCCTCAAGATCGGCCACAACATGAAGTATGACGCAAAGATCTTCGCGCGCCATGGCGTGACGGTGGCCCCGTTCGATGACACCATGCTGATGTCCTATGCGATGCACGCGGGGATGCACGGCCACGGCATGGATTACCTGTGCGACAGGTATCTCGGGCACACGGCGATCCCGATCAAGCCGCTGCTGGGCGTCGGCAAGGCGATGGTGACGTTCGACCGGGTGCCGATCGACAAGGCGGTGGATTACGCCGCCGAAGATGCCGACGTGACGCTGCGGCTGTGGCAGCTTTTCCGCCCGCAACTGCACCGCGCCCGGGTGACGACCGTGTATGAAACGCTGGAACGGCCGCTGGTGCCGGTGCTGGCGGCGATGGAAATGGCGGGCATCCAGGTGGACCGCGATACGCTCTCGCGGATGTCGAACGCCTTTGCACAGAAGATGGCGGGGCTGGAGCATGAAATCCATACGCTGGCCGGCCGGCCCTTCAACGTGGGCAGCCCCAAGCAGCTGGGCGAGATCCTGTTTGACGAAATGTCCTTGCCCGGTGGCGAGAAGGGCAAGACCGGCGCCTATGCCACCGGCGCCGACGTGCTGGAGGATCTGGCCGCCGAGGGCCACGACCTGCCCGCCCGCGTGCTCGACTGGCGGCAGCTGGCCAAGCTGAAATCGACCTATACCGACGCGCTGCAAGACCACATCAACCCCGAAACCGGGCGAGTCCACACGTCGTATTCGCTGACCGGGGCGGTGACGGGGCGGCTGTCTTCGACCGACCCCAACCTGCAGAACATCCCGGTGCGCAGCGAGGAAGGCCGCCGCATCCGCGAGGCTTTCGTGGCCCCGCCGGGCAAGGCTCTGGTATCGCTGGACTATTCGCAGATCGAGCTGCGGATTCTGGCGCATGTTGCCGATCTTCCGGCGCTGAAACAGGCATTCCGCGACGGGCTCGACATCCACGCCATGACCGCGTCGGAAATGTTCGGCGTGCCGCTGGAAGGCATGGACCCGGCGATCCGCCGTCAGGCCAAGGCGATCAACTTCGGGGTGATCTACGGCATTTCGGGCTATGGTCTGGCGCGCAACCTGCGCATTCCGCGCTCCGATGCGCAGGGCTTCATCGACCGCTATTTCGAGCGTTTCCCCGGCATCCGCGACTACATGAACGACACGGTGGCCTTCGCCAGGGACAAGGGCTTCGTGCAGACCCTGTTCGGCCGCAAGATCCACACACCGGAAATCAACGCCAAGGGCCCCGGTGCAGGCTTTGCCAAGCGCGCCGCAATCAACGCGCCGATCCAGGGCACGGCGGCCGACGTGATCCGCCGCGCCATGATCCGGATGCCTGCCGCCATCGCGGACCTGCCCGCCACCATGCTGCTGCAGGTGCATGACGAATTGCTGTTCGAGGTGGACGAGGCCGCCGCCGACACCCTGATCACCCGCGCCCGCGACGTGATGGAGGGCGCGGCCGACCCTGCGGTGAAACTGTCGGTCAAGCTGACGGTCGAGGCCGGGCGGGGGGCAAACTGGGCACTGGCGCACTGA
- a CDS encoding sulfotransferase family protein has translation MGFPGTWMTESESVVYRVVPKCACSTIGQIMFYSDHGRFFDGDIHDATDGLHKWALEDSQALIERNVKEHRSYAFTCVRNPYTRILSSFFDKICGIQRNGKRYRGNLVPLLTQKYGIEVGGDDGKAEFDQIRSFRRFLLFSRDTIRWKKPMEPDIHWSAMAGHVSTYIVNGGRYDQIFFTERFNEGMQIVLDAIDTRHRVDLKAIPKFNESEGHGPKRAHPVEAYFDDLSMHLVWEIYKRDFQLFRYDFENPANKMPLGEVDLDEVHAKLGE, from the coding sequence ATGGGTTTTCCCGGAACGTGGATGACGGAAAGCGAAAGCGTGGTGTACCGCGTCGTCCCCAAATGCGCCTGTTCGACCATCGGACAGATCATGTTCTACTCCGACCATGGCCGGTTCTTCGACGGCGACATCCATGACGCGACCGACGGGCTGCACAAATGGGCATTGGAGGACAGCCAGGCCCTGATCGAACGCAACGTGAAGGAGCACCGGTCCTACGCCTTCACCTGCGTGCGCAACCCCTATACCCGCATCCTGTCGTCGTTCTTCGACAAGATCTGCGGCATCCAGCGCAACGGCAAACGCTACCGCGGCAATCTGGTGCCGCTGCTGACGCAGAAATACGGGATCGAGGTCGGCGGTGACGACGGCAAGGCCGAGTTCGACCAGATCAGAAGCTTCCGCCGGTTCCTGCTCTTCAGCCGCGACACCATCCGCTGGAAAAAACCGATGGAACCCGACATCCACTGGTCGGCGATGGCGGGCCATGTCTCGACCTACATCGTGAACGGTGGCCGCTATGACCAGATCTTTTTCACCGAACGGTTCAACGAAGGCATGCAGATCGTACTCGACGCAATCGACACCCGGCACCGCGTCGACCTGAAAGCGATCCCGAAGTTCAACGAAAGTGAAGGCCACGGCCCCAAACGCGCCCACCCGGTCGAGGCGTATTTCGACGACCTGTCGATGCACCTGGTCTGGGAAATCTACAAGCGCGACTTCCAGCTGTTCCGGTATGACTTCGAGAACCCGGCCAACAAGATGCCGCTCGGCGAGGTCGATCTTGACGAGGTGCATGCCAAACTGGGCGAATGA
- a CDS encoding DUF1285 domain-containing protein yields MIVKPSAEGVMASVQAATGAKKGPPPVHLWNPPFCGDLDMRIARDGTWFYLGTPIGREPLVRLFSSILKLEGGRYYLVTPVEKVGITVDDAPFLAVDFTATGAGAAQDLTFVTKTGDEVSAGPDHPIRVVRDAETGEPSPYVMVRAGMEALIDRKSFYRLVELGTHDDGWFGLWSGGVFFPVIPSADLP; encoded by the coding sequence ATGATCGTGAAACCTTCGGCAGAGGGGGTGATGGCCTCGGTGCAGGCCGCGACGGGGGCGAAGAAGGGTCCGCCGCCGGTGCACCTGTGGAACCCGCCGTTCTGCGGCGACCTTGACATGCGGATCGCGCGGGATGGAACGTGGTTCTACCTTGGCACCCCGATCGGGCGCGAACCGCTGGTGCGGCTGTTCTCGTCGATCCTGAAGCTGGAAGGGGGCCGCTATTACCTTGTGACGCCGGTGGAAAAGGTCGGCATCACGGTGGATGACGCGCCGTTTCTGGCGGTCGATTTCACCGCGACCGGCGCCGGGGCTGCGCAGGATCTGACCTTTGTCACGAAGACCGGCGACGAGGTCTCGGCAGGGCCGGATCATCCGATCCGCGTCGTGCGCGACGCCGAAACCGGCGAGCCCTCGCCCTATGTCATGGTCCGCGCCGGGATGGAGGCGCTGATCGACCGCAAGTCGTTCTACCGGCTGGTGGAGCTTGGCACGCACGACGACGGCTGGTTCGGGCTGTGGTCGGGGGGCGTGTTCTTCCCGGTGATCCCCTCGGCCGATCTGCCCTGA
- a CDS encoding DUF1203 domain-containing protein translates to MTMIFTPLPTATVRALQAGGADANGQTPERVLATGSGNPCRHCLKMIPEGAPMLILAVRPFPVPQPYAEVGPVFLCATPCTAGGGPDLPEILAAPDYIVRGYGADDRIVYGTGAVVPTHDVTARAGVLLDDPGVAYVHVRSARNNCYQLRIDRLPA, encoded by the coding sequence ATGACCATGATCTTCACGCCCCTGCCCACCGCAACCGTGCGCGCCCTGCAGGCGGGCGGTGCCGATGCCAATGGCCAGACGCCCGAGAGGGTGCTGGCGACGGGCAGCGGCAACCCCTGCCGTCATTGTCTGAAGATGATTCCCGAAGGCGCCCCGATGCTGATCCTGGCGGTTCGCCCGTTTCCGGTGCCGCAGCCCTATGCCGAGGTCGGGCCGGTCTTTCTGTGTGCCACGCCTTGCACGGCCGGGGGCGGACCCGATCTGCCGGAAATCCTGGCCGCGCCCGACTATATCGTGCGCGGCTATGGCGCGGATGACCGCATCGTTTACGGCACTGGCGCGGTGGTGCCGACCCATGACGTGACGGCGCGGGCCGGGGTGCTGCTGGATGATCCGGGGGTGGCCTATGTCCACGTCCGCTCGGCGCGGAACAACTGCTATCAGCTGCGCATCGACCGTCTGCCCGCGTGA
- a CDS encoding MoxR family ATPase: MADALIAQIETLGDRLTEAKASINRRFIGQEKVVDLVLASLLCGGHALLVGLPGLGKTRLVDTLSTVMGLKGSRIQFTPDLMPADILGSEVLDSTPDGGRAFRFIEGPIFCQLLMADEINRASPRTQSALLQAMQEREVTIAGQHRPLGRPFHVLATQNPIEQEGTYPLPEAQLDRFLVQVDVEYPTRATERDILIATTGAEDAQVHQVFAADELIAAQGIIRRMPVGDSVVEAILDLVRACRPGEPEGVALTDMLSWGPGPRAAQALMLTVRARALLDGRLAPSVADVAALARPVLTHRMALSFAARARGESLASLIDGVAARTLGLEAAA; this comes from the coding sequence ATGGCCGACGCCCTGATCGCGCAGATCGAAACCCTTGGCGACCGGCTGACCGAAGCCAAGGCCAGCATCAACCGCCGCTTCATCGGGCAGGAAAAGGTGGTCGATCTGGTGCTGGCGTCGCTCTTGTGCGGCGGCCATGCGCTGCTGGTGGGCTTGCCGGGGCTGGGCAAGACCCGGCTGGTCGATACGCTGTCCACCGTGATGGGGCTGAAGGGCAGCCGCATCCAGTTCACCCCCGACCTGATGCCCGCCGACATTCTGGGGTCTGAAGTGCTCGACTCCACGCCCGACGGGGGCCGCGCCTTCCGCTTCATCGAGGGGCCGATCTTCTGCCAGCTTCTGATGGCCGACGAGATCAACCGCGCCAGCCCGCGCACCCAGTCGGCGCTGCTGCAGGCGATGCAGGAACGCGAGGTCACCATCGCGGGCCAGCACCGCCCGCTGGGCCGCCCGTTCCACGTTCTGGCGACCCAGAACCCGATCGAGCAGGAAGGCACCTATCCGCTGCCCGAGGCACAGCTTGACCGCTTCCTCGTGCAGGTCGATGTCGAATATCCGACCCGCGCCACTGAACGCGACATCCTGATCGCCACCACCGGGGCCGAGGATGCGCAGGTGCATCAGGTGTTTGCCGCCGACGAACTGATTGCCGCGCAGGGCATCATCCGGCGGATGCCGGTCGGGGATTCGGTGGTCGAGGCGATCCTTGATCTGGTGCGCGCCTGCCGCCCCGGCGAGCCGGAAGGCGTGGCGCTGACCGACATGCTGTCCTGGGGCCCCGGCCCGCGCGCGGCGCAGGCACTGATGCTGACGGTGCGAGCGCGGGCCTTGCTCGACGGTCGGCTGGCGCCTTCGGTCGCCGATGTCGCTGCGCTGGCGCGCCCGGTGCTGACGCATCGCA
- a CDS encoding DUF5928 domain-containing protein, whose protein sequence is MAKIAYILLCHKDPEGIIAQAERLTAAGDYIAIHFDARARREDFDRISTALARNASVTFAARRIKCGWGEWSLVEASLLGVRAAVDAFPRATHFYMLSGDCMPIKSAEYAHAFLDQTEADYIESFDFFSSDWIKTGIKAERLIYRHYFNERTHKRLFYASMDVQRRLRIGRRIPADLAIQIGSQWWCLRRRTIEAVLDFADRRQDVMRFFRTTWIPDETFFQTLVRHLVPGHEIRGRTLTFLMFTDYGMPVNFHNDQYDLLISQDYLFARKISPDARELKERLGALYSATNVRFPISNEGRGLFKFLTGRGRIGRRFAPRFWETESSLGRERTLMIVTCKKWHVAKRLVERVRQVSGLRAVDYLFNEETTPLPDLGGIQTTLEKRTRHRRALMRMLYDYWQTDQLVICIDPANVDLMQDFHSDRSNTRILEVECDFTDDYLMGHARRVGLAGDRTPQETIDRLLPTIRYDVKFESDRIRDADFAGLYRIRQSASIEDNTAPLAAFLGIAPDRAREIAETHYLFVD, encoded by the coding sequence ATGGCAAAGATTGCCTACATCCTGCTCTGTCACAAGGACCCGGAGGGGATCATTGCCCAGGCCGAACGGCTGACGGCGGCCGGGGATTACATCGCGATCCACTTCGACGCCCGCGCCCGGCGCGAGGATTTCGACCGGATCAGCACGGCCCTGGCCCGCAATGCCTCGGTCACCTTTGCTGCCCGGCGGATAAAGTGCGGCTGGGGCGAGTGGAGCCTGGTGGAGGCGTCGCTGCTGGGCGTGCGGGCCGCGGTCGATGCCTTTCCGCGCGCCACGCATTTCTACATGCTGTCGGGCGACTGCATGCCGATCAAGTCGGCCGAATATGCCCATGCCTTTCTTGACCAGACCGAGGCCGACTACATCGAAAGCTTCGATTTCTTCAGCTCCGACTGGATCAAGACCGGCATCAAGGCGGAACGGCTGATCTACCGGCACTACTTCAACGAACGCACGCACAAGCGGCTGTTCTATGCCTCGATGGACGTGCAGCGCCGCCTGCGGATCGGTCGGCGCATTCCGGCCGATCTGGCGATCCAGATCGGCAGCCAGTGGTGGTGCCTGCGCCGCCGCACCATCGAGGCGGTGCTCGATTTTGCCGACCGGCGGCAGGACGTGATGCGGTTCTTCCGCACCACCTGGATTCCCGACGAAACCTTTTTCCAGACCCTGGTGCGGCATCTTGTGCCGGGGCACGAGATTCGCGGCCGCACCCTGACCTTTCTGATGTTCACCGACTACGGCATGCCGGTGAACTTCCACAACGACCAGTATGATCTGCTGATCAGCCAGGATTACCTGTTCGCGCGCAAGATTTCGCCGGATGCGAGGGAGTTGAAGGAGCGGCTGGGGGCGCTGTATTCCGCGACCAACGTGCGGTTTCCGATCTCGAACGAAGGGCGGGGGCTGTTCAAGTTCCTGACCGGGCGGGGGCGGATCGGTCGGCGTTTTGCGCCCCGCTTCTGGGAAACCGAATCGAGCCTTGGTCGCGAGCGCACGCTGATGATCGTGACCTGCAAGAAATGGCATGTCGCCAAGCGGCTGGTCGAGCGGGTGCGGCAGGTCTCGGGCCTGCGGGCCGTGGACTACCTGTTCAACGAGGAGACAACCCCGCTGCCCGATCTGGGCGGCATCCAGACCACGCTGGAAAAGCGCACGCGCCACCGCCGGGCGCTGATGCGGATGCTGTATGACTACTGGCAGACCGACCAGCTTGTGATCTGCATCGATCCGGCGAATGTCGATCTGATGCAGGATTTCCATTCGGACCGCTCCAACACCCGGATCCTTGAGGTGGAATGCGATTTCACCGACGACTACCTGATGGGCCATGCCCGGCGGGTCGGGCTGGCGGGGGACCGCACGCCGCAGGAGACCATCGACCGGCTGCTGCCCACCATCCGCTATGACGTGAAGTTCGAAAGCGACCGGATCCGCGATGCCGATTTCGCGGGGTTGTATCGCATCCGCCAGTCTGCCAGCATCGAAGACAACACCGCCCCCCTTGCGGCATTTCTCGGGATAGCGCCGGACAGGGCGCGCGAGATTGCCGAGACCCATTACCTATTCGTGGATTGA
- a CDS encoding HIT domain-containing protein yields MAYAYDPQNIFARILRGDIPSKTLLESEHTLAFHDIFPQAPVHVLVIPKGAYVCFDHFALEATPEEIVDFHRTAGQVCAILGIQPGEGGDGYRTIGNAGTAAIQEVPHYHMHILGGRNLGRMLAKA; encoded by the coding sequence ATGGCCTACGCATACGACCCCCAGAACATCTTCGCCCGCATCCTTCGCGGCGACATTCCCAGCAAGACCCTGCTGGAAAGCGAGCATACGCTGGCGTTTCACGACATCTTTCCGCAGGCCCCGGTGCATGTGCTGGTGATTCCGAAGGGGGCCTACGTCTGCTTCGACCATTTCGCGCTGGAGGCGACGCCGGAGGAGATAGTCGATTTCCACCGCACCGCCGGTCAGGTCTGCGCCATTCTGGGCATCCAGCCGGGCGAGGGCGGCGACGGCTATCGCACCATCGGCAATGCGGGCACGGCGGCGATCCAGGAGGTGCCGCATTACCACATGCACATCCTTGGCGGGCGGAATCTGGGGCGGATGCTGGCGAAGGCCTGA
- a CDS encoding methylated-DNA--[protein]-cysteine S-methyltransferase: MENAPPAYHYAVIARALALIDSGGPGLTLESLAAQMGMSPAHFQRVFSQWVGVSPKRYQQYLTLDHARRLLDERFTVLETSLATGLSGGGRLHDLFLRWEAMSPGEYARGGARLVIRWGLFPTPFGEALAMATDRGLCGLAFTEESGREAAMADMRSRWPGSTYVEDAAAVAPLVAGAFGAGGETRLHLIGAPFQIKVWEALLRIPSGHVTTYSQIAGAVGHPQAVRAVGTAVGRNPVSWLIPCHRALRKSGGLGGYHWGLPVKRAMLAWEAARADADEPLARTGT; encoded by the coding sequence ATGGAAAACGCCCCGCCCGCCTATCACTACGCCGTCATCGCCCGCGCGCTGGCGCTGATCGACAGCGGCGGCCCCGGCCTGACGCTTGAATCCCTCGCCGCGCAGATGGGCATGAGCCCCGCGCATTTCCAGCGGGTGTTTTCGCAATGGGTGGGCGTCTCGCCCAAACGCTACCAGCAATACCTGACGCTGGATCATGCCCGCCGCCTGCTGGACGAGCGGTTCACCGTGCTGGAAACCTCGCTTGCAACCGGGCTATCCGGCGGCGGGCGGCTGCATGACCTGTTCCTGCGCTGGGAGGCGATGAGCCCCGGCGAATACGCGCGGGGCGGCGCGCGTCTGGTGATCCGCTGGGGCCTGTTCCCCACGCCCTTCGGAGAGGCGCTGGCGATGGCGACCGACCGGGGGCTGTGCGGGCTGGCCTTCACCGAGGAAAGCGGTCGCGAGGCGGCGATGGCCGACATGCGCAGCCGCTGGCCGGGGTCAACCTATGTCGAGGATGCGGCGGCGGTGGCGCCGCTGGTCGCCGGTGCTTTCGGGGCGGGGGGCGAGACCCGGCTGCACCTGATCGGCGCGCCGTTCCAGATCAAGGTTTGGGAGGCGCTGCTGCGCATCCCCTCGGGCCATGTCACCACCTATTCGCAGATCGCGGGCGCCGTCGGCCACCCGCAGGCGGTCCGCGCGGTGGGCACGGCCGTGGGGCGCAATCCGGTCAGCTGGCTGATCCCCTGCCACCGCGCCCTGCGCAAGTCGGGGGGCCTCGGCGGCTATCACTGGGGCCTGCCGGTCAAGCGCGCCATGCTCGCGTGGGAAGCGGCCCGCGCCGACGCAGACGAGCCGCTGGCGCGCACAGGAACGTGA
- a CDS encoding adenosine kinase: protein MKKFQVVGIGNAMVDVLAPVSEAFLEANGIGKGIMQLIDMPRAVDLYARIGPAKEISGGSAANTIAGVAHLGGRTAYVGKVKDDQLGRIFAHDLRAQGAVYETPFAAAQSEQETGRCIVLVSGDGERSMNTYLGWSEFLTPGDIDEAQMAEAEWIYLEGYRFDGPASHEAFAKAIRACKGAGGRVSITLSDPFCVERHRDAFRRMIVEDVDLLFANRAELLSMYQTTDFPAALAAAAAEVAIVACTESEHGAHILSGGQHWQVPAIPTQIVDATGAGDLFAGAFLWAITNGHDLPTAGRMGCIAASEVISHIGARPEADLKALFRTHGAL from the coding sequence ATGAAGAAGTTTCAGGTTGTCGGCATCGGCAATGCGATGGTCGACGTGCTGGCCCCGGTGTCCGAGGCGTTCCTGGAGGCGAACGGGATCGGCAAGGGGATCATGCAGCTGATCGACATGCCGCGCGCGGTCGACCTTTACGCCCGCATCGGGCCTGCCAAGGAAATCTCGGGCGGCTCTGCCGCCAACACCATTGCCGGGGTGGCGCATCTGGGCGGGCGCACCGCCTATGTCGGCAAGGTCAAGGACGATCAGCTTGGCCGGATTTTTGCCCATGACCTGCGCGCGCAGGGGGCGGTGTACGAGACGCCGTTCGCCGCCGCGCAGTCGGAGCAGGAAACCGGGCGCTGCATCGTACTCGTCTCCGGCGATGGCGAGCGGTCGATGAACACCTATCTCGGATGGTCCGAATTCCTGACCCCCGGCGACATCGACGAGGCCCAGATGGCGGAGGCCGAGTGGATCTACCTTGAAGGCTACCGCTTCGACGGCCCGGCCAGTCACGAGGCCTTTGCCAAGGCGATCCGGGCCTGCAAGGGGGCAGGGGGGCGGGTGTCGATCACCCTGTCCGACCCGTTCTGCGTCGAGCGCCACCGCGACGCCTTCCGCCGGATGATCGTCGAGGATGTCGACCTGCTGTTCGCCAACCGCGCCGAATTGCTGTCGATGTATCAGACCACCGATTTCCCGGCGGCGCTCGCGGCGGCGGCGGCCGAGGTCGCCATCGTGGCCTGCACCGAAAGCGAGCATGGCGCGCATATCCTGTCGGGCGGCCAGCACTGGCAGGTGCCCGCGATTCCAACACAGATTGTCGACGCCACCGGCGCGGGCGACCTGTTCGCCGGGGCCTTCCTCTGGGCCATCACCAACGGGCATGACCTGCCCACCGCAGGCCGGATGGGCTGCATCGCCGCGTCCGAAGTGATCAGCCACATCGGCGCGCGCCCCGAGGCCGACCTGAAGGCGCTGTTCCGCACGCACGGCGCGCTCTGA